AGCCCCAATTTTGTCATTCCCGCAGTGATTCTGAGCGGGAATCTGGTTCTCACCGTTTGAAAAACCATATCCCCGATAGAGCCGTTCGGGGATGACAAACAGTTTTACAAGAGCCGCAATTGACAGAATATTATGTTGTGAACTGCGGGTTGCATTTGCGAAGGGTGTGTGTGATAATCAGAAAGAAAAATTCGCGCTTGAGTCTCTGAAATGTGCGATTGAGGGAGGATGCGATGAGTCTTGAGAGTCTGATCAGCGATCTGAAGAGCGGTCTCGGGATGGTCCGGGTGAACGCCGCCGCCGAACTCGGCAAGCTTAGGGACAAGGAGGCCGAGAAGGCTTTGATAGAGGCGCTTGGCGACGAAAACATGGCGGTCCGGAACAACGCCGCTTTTTCCCTCGGGGAGCTTGGTTCGCATGATGCCGTGCCGCCGCTCATTGCCATGTTCAGCGACCCGGAAGAACGGGTGCGGAAGAGCGCGGTCAAAGCGCTGGGCATGATCCGTTCGCGCGATGCGATCTCCCCCCTCATCCAGTTGCTTGCCGCTGATCAGTCGCCCATTGTGAAGAAGAGCGCGATCCGCAGCCTGGGACAGATCGGCGGACCGCAGGCCATGCAGGTCGTCGAGCCGTTTACGATCAGCCCGGATGTCATACTCGCGGCCGTGGCAAAGCAGGCAATTGAGAAAAACAGCAAACGATGACGGTATCGCACTGACCATCGCGCGAAACGGATAAAAGGAGAAGGTATATGGAGTCCATCAGCAAGCTGCTGAACCAGATCCTGGGGCATTACGAAAAAAAGGAATATGACGCTGCCGAGAAAGCAGTGGACAGGCTCCTTGTTTCTCACCCGGATTTTCATCGGGGGCAGTTCATGAAGGCGGTGATCCTCGAAGAGACGGGGAGGGCCGTTGATGCCGAAAGACATTACGAGAAAGCGGGGAACCGGTACACGCTCTGGGGTCGTCTTGCCATGCAGCTTCAGGATATCGATCCCGATCGGGCAATCATGTATTACGAACGGGTGACCAAAGCGGACCCGCAGAACAATCTGCTGTGGTTCAATCTGGGAGCGCTCTATGAGAAGAAGAACAGGCCTGCCGATGCACGGGAATGTTACCGGAACCTGTCTCCGCTCAAAGAGGTCCTTTCAAAGATATTCATTCCTCTCGGTTTCATGATCTTTTTGATCAGCGGCGGAGCGATGATGCTCCAGCGGGGAGAACGAGGCCTCGCGGTAGTAGTGATCGCGTCAGCGGTCTTCTGTGCCTTCTGGCTGAAGCGGGATGCGGGCAAAGCGATCCAGATGATCGCGAAAAAGAGCAGGGTGAAGAAGTAGCGGCCGCGGCACGCTGTCCCTCGGCGCTTCCGGCGCGAAGGTCCGGGAGACTCAGG
This genomic window from Nitrospirota bacterium contains:
- a CDS encoding HEAT repeat domain-containing protein, translating into MSLESLISDLKSGLGMVRVNAAAELGKLRDKEAEKALIEALGDENMAVRNNAAFSLGELGSHDAVPPLIAMFSDPEERVRKSAVKALGMIRSRDAISPLIQLLAADQSPIVKKSAIRSLGQIGGPQAMQVVEPFTISPDVILAAVAKQAIEKNSKR
- a CDS encoding tetratricopeptide repeat protein, with the protein product MESISKLLNQILGHYEKKEYDAAEKAVDRLLVSHPDFHRGQFMKAVILEETGRAVDAERHYEKAGNRYTLWGRLAMQLQDIDPDRAIMYYERVTKADPQNNLLWFNLGALYEKKNRPADARECYRNLSPLKEVLSKIFIPLGFMIFLISGGAMMLQRGERGLAVVVIASAVFCAFWLKRDAGKAIQMIAKKSRVKK